A genomic window from Microbacterium sp. H1-D42 includes:
- a CDS encoding MFS transporter, producing MATSEPVLLRTPPAFRRDAMVQTWLVVKALSDAGDAVWTIAVAWTAVQIASPAVAGLIVAAGTVPRAVILLIGGAIADRVDARRMMLLFNSIRVVVLVVTAVWILTTEPTVAVLLIATVAFGICDAFYEPAAGTMPRQLVRPADLPSYSALSQTLSRLGTMAGAAIGGFLVAWGGMPGSAAADAITFTVVIAFIAIWLRPRFALPRNTQGESVLQGVASGFRHLGSDSASRTLVIALSGLNLAVGPALAIGLPLQATAHGWGAGAVGIFEALVGGGAMLGALAVIRWRPRHEAMGAFWALVVQGVGIVLVGIGSPIIVGIGCVLIGLTAGFASVLLGATFAATIAPDYLGRMSSLTRLGDDVLMPLAMALFGLLATVLPTWLPFTLYGGALVLLMSFPLRNPRLRAITLRVSSPAE from the coding sequence ATGGCCACGAGCGAACCCGTGCTGCTGCGCACACCGCCCGCCTTCCGTCGCGACGCCATGGTGCAGACCTGGCTGGTCGTGAAGGCTCTTTCCGATGCCGGCGATGCGGTCTGGACGATCGCCGTGGCCTGGACGGCCGTGCAGATCGCCTCCCCCGCCGTGGCGGGGTTGATCGTGGCCGCCGGAACCGTCCCCCGCGCGGTGATCCTGCTGATCGGCGGCGCCATCGCCGATCGGGTGGATGCCAGGCGAATGATGCTGCTGTTCAACAGCATCCGCGTCGTGGTGCTGGTCGTGACGGCGGTGTGGATCCTCACCACAGAGCCCACCGTTGCGGTCCTGCTCATCGCGACGGTCGCGTTCGGCATCTGCGACGCGTTCTACGAGCCGGCTGCCGGAACGATGCCTCGTCAGCTGGTACGGCCGGCCGATCTGCCGTCGTACTCCGCACTCAGCCAGACGCTGAGCCGGCTCGGGACGATGGCGGGCGCCGCGATCGGCGGCTTCCTCGTCGCCTGGGGCGGGATGCCAGGCAGCGCAGCGGCCGATGCGATCACGTTCACCGTCGTCATCGCGTTCATCGCGATCTGGCTGCGCCCGCGCTTCGCACTCCCCCGCAATACGCAGGGAGAGAGCGTGCTGCAGGGAGTGGCATCCGGCTTCCGCCACCTCGGCTCGGATTCGGCCTCGCGCACGCTGGTCATCGCCCTGTCCGGCCTCAACCTTGCAGTCGGTCCGGCCCTGGCGATCGGACTGCCACTGCAGGCCACCGCTCACGGCTGGGGCGCCGGCGCGGTCGGCATCTTCGAGGCTCTGGTCGGCGGCGGGGCCATGCTCGGCGCGCTTGCCGTGATCCGGTGGCGCCCGCGCCACGAGGCGATGGGTGCGTTCTGGGCCCTGGTGGTGCAGGGTGTCGGAATCGTCCTGGTCGGCATCGGGTCACCGATCATCGTCGGCATCGGCTGTGTGCTGATCGGGCTGACCGCCGGCTTCGCCTCGGTGCTGCTGGGCGCGACGTTCGCCGCCACCATCGCTCCCGACTATCTGGGTCGGATGTCATCGCTCACGCGACTCGGCGACGACGTGCTCATGCCACTCGCCATGGCGCTGTTCGGACTGCTGGCCACAGTGCTGCCGACGTGGCTCCCATTCACGCTCTACGGTGGCGCGCTGGTGCTGCTGATGTCGTTCCCGCTGCGCAACCCCCGCCTGCGGGCGATCACGCTGAGGGTGTCGTCGCCTGCGGAGTGA
- a CDS encoding cellulase family glycosylhydrolase, with protein MKLRSDGHKLRDASGRHRVLHGINLVAKGNQRPAGSFSDRGFRGEWTPDDIADLAARGFTLIRLGVIWAAVEPEPGRYDDDYLDWVRSQLDLIHGAGMLAVLDSHQDLYSQAFSDGAPTWATLTDQEFSATELWSDAYLASPAVHEALDRFWSNAGGPGGIGLQDRFAAMWAHVATRLHDHPAVVGYDLLNEPTPGSQAPETFAALIGAFATVTGQDPEQVFADFADNEAKFAQLGRLDDPEVYRAVGDAVQPLVAAFENEAVAPLMVRVRDSIRSVDPISLILREHSYFANMGIPSGQPALGDANEVYSPHGYDLTVDTPAIALSSNTRAGTIFARHAETADRLGMPVIVGEWGALDLGPGVTGHATFLQDLFDERGWSWTYWCWQEGFAGSEAAASLTRPRPIAFAGDGVQWRATADTLHARWRGAATAEPSVFFAPSGQVTALRNGAATEATRTGSWVSVPAAEGDFELTVK; from the coding sequence ATGAAGTTGCGATCAGACGGACATAAGCTGCGGGACGCGAGCGGGCGGCACCGTGTGCTGCACGGGATCAACCTGGTGGCCAAGGGCAACCAGCGGCCCGCTGGCAGTTTCAGCGACCGAGGGTTCCGCGGCGAGTGGACCCCGGATGACATCGCCGATCTCGCCGCCAGGGGATTCACTCTGATCCGCCTCGGTGTGATCTGGGCCGCGGTCGAGCCCGAGCCGGGCCGCTATGACGACGATTACCTGGACTGGGTGCGCAGCCAGCTCGACCTCATTCACGGGGCCGGGATGCTGGCGGTGCTCGACTCCCACCAGGATCTTTACTCGCAGGCCTTCAGCGACGGCGCTCCGACCTGGGCGACACTCACCGATCAGGAGTTCTCCGCCACCGAGCTGTGGAGCGACGCGTACCTGGCCAGCCCCGCGGTGCACGAGGCGCTCGATCGGTTCTGGTCGAACGCAGGGGGTCCGGGTGGCATCGGCCTGCAGGATCGATTCGCCGCGATGTGGGCGCACGTCGCCACCCGCCTGCACGATCACCCTGCTGTCGTTGGCTACGACCTGCTGAACGAGCCCACGCCGGGCAGCCAGGCACCAGAGACCTTCGCCGCGCTGATCGGCGCGTTCGCGACCGTCACCGGACAGGACCCGGAGCAGGTGTTCGCCGACTTCGCCGACAACGAGGCGAAGTTCGCGCAGCTGGGACGACTCGACGATCCGGAGGTGTACCGTGCGGTCGGCGACGCCGTGCAGCCGCTCGTCGCGGCTTTCGAGAACGAAGCCGTCGCGCCGCTCATGGTGCGCGTGCGCGACAGCATCCGCTCCGTCGACCCGATCAGTCTCATCCTGCGCGAGCACTCATACTTCGCCAACATGGGCATCCCCTCGGGGCAGCCCGCGCTCGGCGACGCGAACGAGGTCTACTCACCGCACGGATACGACCTCACAGTCGACACCCCGGCGATCGCTCTGTCGAGCAACACCAGGGCCGGAACCATCTTCGCCCGTCATGCCGAGACCGCCGATCGTCTCGGCATGCCGGTGATCGTTGGTGAGTGGGGTGCGCTCGATCTGGGTCCCGGCGTCACCGGTCACGCCACTTTCCTGCAGGATCTGTTCGACGAACGGGGCTGGTCATGGACCTATTGGTGCTGGCAAGAGGGATTCGCGGGCTCTGAGGCGGCAGCGAGCCTGACCCGACCCCGGCCGATCGCCTTCGCCGGCGACGGCGTGCAATGGCGCGCCACGGCGGACACGCTGCACGCGCGGTGGCGGGGAGCTGCAACAGCGGAGCCGTCGGTGTTCTTCGCGCCCAGCGGTCAGGTCACCGCCCTCCGCAACGGTGCGGCGACTGAAGCGACGCGAACCGGGTCGTGGGTGAGCGTGCCGGCAGCAGAAGGTGACTTCGAACTGACGGTGAAGTGA
- a CDS encoding MFS transporter: MALTFKQKALLATPLPASWVSTVVIHNVYVKFYTDVIGLDPKYVGWVYLAFNLWNIINDPIFGVILDKMRYKPKKGKFLRVMRITVPFMLLGLVAMAWTDPSWPEAVILGVFLFELFLFDVAATFYVISATSCIFLAAPTREDRIDVEVGKTWIGNIASAFATIVATQLLVGDAITERTTIAVLLMGVVLLNGVLYLIPLIALKDRRELYEQGDAGEEAVTWAQLKADAKTIFRMRAFWAWSAFTATAMAPMGMYFTAFLYFMDHVVRSTGTEATIADTGSMGVVLLALPLFARMIKRFGSRTSIFIGLVPYVVGLAALFWVTAWWQVLLCYVVLMAGRFTMSTAGIALDGALIDDNERATGVRKTGSFIALRTLLSAPLIGTQTAIFMWVISAYGYDQNADLQSETAQFGIRMATAGVPIIFAVIGAIALIFLPYTKAIETSLSEYSLHRRGDVAIGRGAAEVTPQATTPSA; the protein is encoded by the coding sequence ATGGCGCTCACGTTCAAGCAGAAGGCACTGCTGGCGACGCCGCTGCCCGCGAGCTGGGTGTCGACCGTCGTCATCCACAACGTGTACGTGAAGTTCTACACCGACGTGATCGGGCTCGACCCGAAGTACGTCGGCTGGGTGTATCTCGCCTTCAACCTGTGGAACATCATCAACGACCCCATCTTCGGCGTGATCCTCGACAAGATGCGCTACAAGCCGAAGAAGGGCAAGTTCCTGCGCGTCATGCGGATCACCGTGCCGTTCATGCTGCTCGGTCTGGTGGCGATGGCATGGACTGATCCCTCCTGGCCGGAAGCGGTCATCCTCGGGGTGTTCCTGTTCGAACTGTTCCTCTTCGACGTCGCGGCGACGTTCTACGTCATCTCTGCGACCAGCTGCATCTTCCTGGCGGCGCCAACGCGCGAGGACCGCATCGACGTCGAGGTCGGCAAGACCTGGATCGGCAACATCGCCTCGGCGTTCGCGACGATCGTCGCGACCCAGCTGCTGGTGGGGGATGCCATCACTGAGCGGACCACGATCGCGGTGCTGCTGATGGGGGTCGTGCTGCTGAACGGCGTGCTCTATCTGATCCCGCTGATCGCTCTGAAGGATCGGCGTGAACTGTACGAGCAGGGCGACGCCGGCGAGGAAGCGGTCACATGGGCGCAGCTGAAGGCCGATGCGAAGACGATCTTCCGGATGCGGGCGTTCTGGGCCTGGTCCGCATTCACGGCCACGGCGATGGCGCCGATGGGCATGTACTTCACCGCCTTCCTGTATTTCATGGACCATGTCGTGCGCAGCACCGGCACCGAGGCGACGATCGCCGACACCGGCTCGATGGGGGTCGTGCTGCTCGCCCTGCCGCTGTTCGCACGCATGATCAAGCGGTTCGGCAGCCGCACCAGCATCTTCATCGGACTGGTGCCCTATGTGGTGGGCCTTGCCGCCCTGTTCTGGGTGACGGCGTGGTGGCAGGTGCTGCTGTGCTACGTCGTGCTCATGGCTGGTCGGTTCACCATGAGCACCGCGGGCATCGCCCTGGACGGGGCGCTGATCGACGACAATGAGCGCGCCACCGGCGTGCGTAAGACGGGCTCGTTCATCGCGCTGCGCACCCTGCTGTCGGCACCGCTGATCGGCACGCAGACCGCGATCTTCATGTGGGTGATCTCGGCCTACGGCTACGACCAGAACGCCGACCTGCAATCCGAGACCGCCCAGTTCGGCATCCGGATGGCAACCGCGGGCGTCCCGATCATCTTCGCCGTCATCGGTGCGATCGCCCTGATCTTCCTGCCGTACACGAAGGCGATCGAGACGAGCCTGAGCGAGTACTCGCTGCACCGTCGCGGTGACGTGGCGATCGGCCGTGGCGCGGCCGAGGTCACTCCGCAGGCGACGACACCCTCAGCGTGA
- a CDS encoding TerC/Alx family metal homeostasis membrane protein, whose amino-acid sequence MTIPVWFEVTSLVVLTLILIGDLLLILKRPHIPSTKESSLWVAFYVTLALIFAAVLFFIGDAKTSLDFLTGWAMEYSLSIDNLFVFVLIMTQFSVPRRYQQEALMVGIIIALVLRAIFIIIVGAAVEHLSPIFYLFGAFLVFTAVRQAMPEKHEDDQQTEGFIVRMVRRVIPISDEYDGPKVRTVVNGKKIWTPMLIVFVSLGITDLMFAVDSIPAIFGVTTDPFIVFTANLFALMGLRQLYFLLGDLLDKLRYLHYGVAFILGFIGIKLILHAMHENELPFINGGEPIAWAPDINNWVSLGVIVTSMVVATVASLIASSREKRSALNS is encoded by the coding sequence TTGACTATCCCCGTCTGGTTCGAGGTCACCTCCCTGGTGGTCCTGACCCTCATCCTCATCGGCGACCTTCTTCTGATCCTGAAGCGCCCGCACATCCCGTCGACGAAGGAATCCAGCCTCTGGGTCGCGTTCTACGTGACCCTGGCTCTGATCTTCGCCGCCGTGCTGTTCTTCATCGGCGACGCGAAGACCTCACTGGACTTCCTCACCGGGTGGGCCATGGAGTACAGCCTCTCCATCGACAACCTGTTCGTGTTCGTGCTGATCATGACCCAGTTCTCGGTGCCACGGCGCTATCAGCAGGAAGCGCTGATGGTGGGCATCATCATCGCACTCGTGCTGCGCGCGATCTTCATCATCATCGTCGGCGCCGCCGTCGAGCACCTCAGCCCGATCTTCTACCTGTTCGGCGCGTTCCTGGTCTTCACCGCTGTGCGACAGGCCATGCCCGAGAAGCACGAGGATGACCAGCAGACTGAGGGCTTCATCGTCCGCATGGTGCGCCGGGTCATCCCGATCAGCGACGAGTACGACGGCCCCAAGGTGCGCACGGTCGTGAACGGCAAGAAGATCTGGACGCCGATGCTGATCGTCTTCGTGTCGCTCGGCATCACCGACCTGATGTTCGCCGTCGACTCGATCCCCGCGATCTTCGGCGTGACCACCGACCCGTTCATCGTGTTCACGGCCAACCTGTTCGCACTGATGGGTCTTCGTCAGCTGTACTTCCTGCTCGGCGACCTTCTCGACAAGCTGCGCTACCTGCACTACGGCGTGGCGTTCATCCTCGGCTTCATCGGCATCAAGCTGATCCTGCACGCGATGCACGAGAACGAGCTGCCGTTCATCAACGGCGGTGAGCCGATCGCCTGGGCGCCTGACATCAACAACTGGGTCTCGCTCGGAGTCATCGTCACATCGATGGTCGTCGCCACCGTCGCGAGCCTGATCGCCTCGAGCCGCGAGAAGCGCTCAGCGCTGAACAGCTGA
- a CDS encoding MBL fold metallo-hydrolase — MRITKHEHAALRLEHAGQTLLIDPGTFTPPLDGLSDVVGVVITHEHPDHWTAAHLEQIRLAAPGVPILSTAVVAAAAEHEVTIVAPGETHSAGAFTLRFFGGEHAVIHSSLPQVRNVGVLVNEELYYPGDSYAVPEDVAAPTLAAPLGAPWLKIGEAMDFVLAIAPRRCFGTHDMTLSPIGRNMHRQRLQWATEQNGGEFFELDPGMSFEV; from the coding sequence ATGCGCATCACCAAACACGAGCATGCCGCGCTGCGCCTCGAACACGCGGGCCAGACGCTGCTCATCGATCCCGGGACGTTCACCCCTCCCCTGGACGGACTGTCCGATGTGGTGGGGGTCGTCATCACCCACGAACACCCCGACCATTGGACAGCCGCACATCTGGAGCAGATCCGGCTGGCGGCTCCAGGTGTGCCGATCCTGAGCACGGCCGTCGTCGCCGCGGCAGCGGAGCATGAGGTAACCATCGTCGCCCCAGGAGAGACCCACAGCGCCGGCGCGTTCACCCTGCGGTTCTTCGGGGGCGAGCACGCCGTCATCCACTCGTCACTGCCGCAGGTGCGCAACGTCGGCGTGCTCGTGAACGAGGAGTTGTACTATCCCGGTGATTCGTACGCGGTTCCCGAGGACGTCGCCGCGCCGACCCTGGCTGCACCTCTCGGAGCGCCGTGGCTGAAGATCGGCGAGGCGATGGACTTCGTGCTCGCGATCGCGCCGCGCCGCTGTTTCGGCACGCACGACATGACGCTCTCGCCGATCGGCCGCAACATGCACCGCCAGCGCCTGCAGTGGGCGACGGAGCAGAACGGTGGAGAGTTCTTCGAGCTCGATCCGGGAATGTCGTTCGAGGTCTGA
- a CDS encoding sigma-70 family RNA polymerase sigma factor has protein sequence MPSSEDRDWAARAASGDQDAFRAIYRAHVKPVYWIAHGILGSPADAEDVTQETFTVAWRKLPGLELVNDSLLPWLATICRFQSANRLRLLRRDRANTADALDEALPDTVSVEDQVISAALADRIAEEVGLLDELDQQIFRLCAVNGYAYQAAAEELGVSHAVVRNRLSRTRTRLRGAVKEVRDA, from the coding sequence ATGCCGAGCAGCGAGGATCGTGATTGGGCCGCACGGGCCGCATCCGGTGATCAGGATGCCTTCCGCGCGATCTATCGCGCACACGTCAAGCCGGTGTACTGGATCGCACACGGCATCCTGGGCTCGCCCGCGGATGCCGAGGATGTGACCCAGGAGACCTTCACGGTCGCCTGGCGCAAGCTGCCGGGGCTTGAGTTGGTGAACGATTCGCTGCTGCCGTGGCTGGCGACGATCTGCCGTTTTCAGTCGGCGAACCGGCTGAGGCTGCTGCGCCGCGACCGCGCCAATACCGCGGATGCCCTCGATGAGGCGCTCCCCGACACGGTGAGCGTCGAGGACCAGGTGATCTCGGCGGCGCTCGCAGACCGGATAGCAGAAGAGGTGGGTCTGCTCGACGAGCTCGATCAGCAGATCTTCCGCCTGTGTGCAGTGAACGGTTACGCGTATCAGGCCGCGGCCGAAGAACTCGGCGTGAGCCACGCCGTCGTCCGCAACAGACTCTCTCGAACACGCACGCGCCTGCGGGGTGCGGTGAAGGAAGTGAGAGACGCATGA
- a CDS encoding helix-turn-helix domain-containing protein, whose product MEEISVITAVHHPLRRRIVDHLLLHETAQVGGLARALGAQVGSISHHLRMLQRAEVVEQVEDPAGDRRTSWWRLIRRSLSWSSSDFADSPADAYLAREAQRLNVRHQLERLQQWNRVSPSTDVEAFATDTLAWATPEELLDLSRRLSETLDEWRASIDRTDGQQRMPVFFFAHGFPTEV is encoded by the coding sequence GTGGAAGAGATCTCCGTCATCACCGCCGTGCACCATCCCCTGCGCAGGCGCATCGTCGACCATCTGCTGCTGCATGAGACCGCGCAGGTGGGGGGCCTGGCGCGTGCGCTGGGCGCCCAAGTGGGCAGCATCAGCCACCACCTGCGCATGCTGCAGCGCGCCGAGGTCGTCGAGCAGGTCGAGGACCCCGCCGGCGACCGCCGCACCAGCTGGTGGCGGCTGATCCGCAGGTCGCTCAGCTGGTCGAGCAGCGATTTCGCCGACTCCCCCGCCGACGCGTACCTTGCCCGCGAGGCGCAGCGCCTGAACGTGCGCCACCAGCTCGAACGCCTACAGCAGTGGAACCGCGTGAGTCCGTCGACCGACGTCGAGGCATTCGCCACAGACACCCTGGCCTGGGCGACGCCCGAAGAACTGCTCGATCTGTCGCGGCGCCTCAGCGAGACACTCGATGAGTGGCGTGCGTCGATCGACCGCACAGACGGGCAGCAGCGCATGCCGGTGTTCTTCTTCGCCCACGGCTTCCCCACGGAGGTGTGA
- a CDS encoding PadR family transcriptional regulator gives MSTSISEPSFWILSALAGGRRHGYGIMQDAAQLSGGRATLKVPTLYATLERLEKGGLVRADGEEVVDGRARRYYALTEAGTIALREEAEALQARARIATERLAGNPRAAWASAAFA, from the coding sequence ATGAGCACTTCGATCAGCGAACCCTCGTTCTGGATTCTCAGTGCACTCGCCGGCGGGCGCAGGCATGGCTACGGCATCATGCAGGACGCCGCCCAGCTCAGCGGCGGGCGGGCCACGCTGAAAGTGCCGACGCTGTACGCGACCCTCGAGCGATTGGAAAAGGGCGGACTGGTCCGCGCGGACGGCGAGGAGGTCGTGGATGGCAGGGCTCGACGCTACTACGCGCTGACCGAAGCGGGAACGATCGCGCTGCGCGAGGAGGCCGAAGCCCTGCAGGCCAGGGCGCGCATCGCAACGGAGCGTCTGGCCGGCAATCCGCGCGCAGCATGGGCATCGGCGGCCTTCGCATGA
- the pepN gene encoding aminopeptidase N, translating to MNSPNVSANLTREETAQRAASITLRDVRVELDLTGAPEHARTGFPSTTTLTFDAKVAETWLDFIGESVAKVIVNDEDREVRYDGARIRLDGLASENTVRIEAVAAYSRSGEGMHRFEDPVDGETYLYTQYEPADSRRVMACFEQPDMKAAFTFEVSAPAGWHVLSNQSPAKITEGIGVQCVEFAPTLPISSYITSVAAGPYARLDGEWSRDDQHIALGVLCRASLAEYLEGDEIIEITRQGLDFFTDAFAYPYPWGKYDQIFVPEYNLGAMENPGLVTFTEAYISRGAATDAQRGGRANTILHEMAHMWFGDLVTMRWWDDLWLKESFADYMGTHVSVAATRFTDAWARFANSRKSWAYRQDQLPTTHPIVADIPDLEAAKLNFDGITYAKGASVLKQLVAFVGEEAFFEGARRYFAAHAFGNTTLDDLLDELEAVSGEDLRAWSRAWLETSGVSTLWLESDADGGRVLVQDSGAVAPRPHRLRVGLYDLTDGALVLRERIDVRIDQERTEVQIPDADLTLLNDDDLTYAKIRLDEHSLASVTESLSTLSDDLVRGLVWSSLWNATRDGELAVERYLEIVRRHAPGESNVGLLGAVLMNAEFAIENYAADASRSDERRAWVDATWSAMQAADAGGDAQLSWARAFAGASAYDDSRAVQVRAILDGDAPQGLPMDADLRWLLLTALATTGHADAGDITAERSADDTAAGRTAEIRTLASRPDVAIRAAAWESAWNDLTLSNDHLSATIGGFRAGGRRDLIAGFDDEYFARLRGAWADRSIELARRLVLGLFPESETTDAVDAWLEQNVDAPGALRRLVIEQRDELARELRVRAAQ from the coding sequence ATGAACTCCCCGAACGTCTCCGCGAACCTCACCAGGGAAGAGACCGCCCAGCGCGCCGCATCCATCACGCTGCGGGATGTGCGCGTCGAGCTCGACCTCACCGGCGCCCCCGAGCACGCGCGCACGGGATTCCCGAGCACCACGACACTGACGTTCGACGCGAAAGTCGCCGAGACGTGGCTCGACTTCATCGGCGAGTCGGTGGCGAAGGTCATCGTCAACGATGAGGACCGCGAGGTGCGCTACGACGGCGCCCGCATCCGGCTCGACGGCTTGGCGAGCGAGAACACCGTGCGCATCGAGGCCGTCGCCGCCTACAGCCGCTCCGGTGAGGGCATGCACCGCTTCGAGGATCCGGTCGACGGCGAGACCTACTTGTACACGCAGTACGAACCGGCCGACTCGCGCCGCGTGATGGCGTGCTTCGAGCAGCCAGATATGAAGGCCGCGTTCACTTTCGAAGTGTCTGCGCCTGCCGGATGGCACGTGCTGTCGAATCAGTCGCCGGCGAAGATCACCGAGGGCATCGGCGTGCAGTGCGTGGAGTTCGCACCGACCCTGCCGATCTCGAGCTACATCACCTCTGTCGCCGCAGGGCCGTACGCCCGACTCGACGGCGAGTGGTCGCGCGACGACCAGCACATCGCCCTCGGGGTGCTGTGCCGTGCGTCGCTCGCCGAGTACCTCGAGGGCGACGAGATCATCGAGATCACCCGCCAGGGGCTCGATTTCTTCACCGATGCGTTCGCCTACCCCTACCCCTGGGGCAAGTACGACCAGATCTTCGTGCCCGAGTACAACCTCGGCGCGATGGAGAACCCTGGCCTGGTCACGTTCACCGAGGCCTACATCAGTCGCGGTGCCGCCACCGATGCGCAGCGCGGCGGCCGGGCGAATACCATCCTGCACGAGATGGCGCACATGTGGTTCGGCGATCTCGTCACGATGCGCTGGTGGGATGACCTCTGGCTCAAGGAGTCGTTCGCCGACTACATGGGCACGCACGTCTCCGTCGCGGCTACTCGCTTCACCGATGCCTGGGCCCGATTCGCGAACAGCCGCAAGTCGTGGGCATATCGCCAGGATCAGCTGCCGACCACGCACCCGATCGTCGCCGACATCCCCGATCTCGAGGCGGCCAAGCTGAACTTCGACGGCATCACCTATGCCAAGGGCGCATCCGTACTCAAGCAGCTGGTCGCGTTCGTCGGAGAGGAGGCGTTCTTCGAGGGTGCCCGCCGCTACTTCGCCGCACACGCCTTCGGCAACACCACGCTCGACGATCTGCTCGATGAGCTCGAGGCCGTCTCAGGAGAAGACCTGCGCGCCTGGTCGCGCGCATGGCTCGAGACCAGCGGCGTCTCGACGCTGTGGCTGGAGTCGGATGCTGACGGAGGACGCGTTCTGGTGCAGGACAGCGGCGCTGTCGCGCCGCGCCCACATCGTCTGCGCGTGGGCCTGTACGACCTCACTGACGGCGCCCTCGTGCTGCGCGAGCGAATCGATGTGCGCATCGATCAGGAGCGCACCGAGGTGCAGATTCCGGATGCTGATCTGACGCTGCTCAACGACGATGACCTCACCTACGCGAAGATCCGCCTCGATGAGCACTCACTCGCCTCCGTCACGGAGTCGCTGTCAACGCTCTCCGACGACCTCGTGCGCGGACTGGTCTGGTCATCGCTGTGGAACGCCACCCGCGACGGCGAACTCGCCGTCGAGCGCTACCTCGAGATCGTGCGCCGCCATGCGCCGGGGGAGTCGAATGTGGGACTGCTCGGGGCCGTGCTGATGAATGCCGAGTTCGCCATCGAGAACTATGCGGCGGATGCCTCGCGCAGCGACGAGCGCCGGGCGTGGGTGGATGCGACCTGGTCGGCGATGCAGGCCGCGGATGCCGGGGGAGACGCCCAGCTCTCGTGGGCGCGCGCATTCGCAGGCGCCTCGGCGTACGACGACTCGCGCGCGGTGCAGGTGCGGGCGATCCTCGACGGCGATGCGCCGCAGGGACTGCCGATGGATGCCGACCTGCGGTGGCTGCTGCTGACCGCTCTGGCCACGACGGGGCACGCAGATGCCGGTGACATCACGGCAGAGCGCAGCGCCGACGACACGGCGGCCGGACGCACGGCCGAGATCCGAACACTGGCATCCCGCCCCGATGTGGCGATCCGCGCAGCCGCGTGGGAGTCGGCGTGGAACGACCTGACGCTGAGCAACGACCACCTGTCGGCGACGATCGGCGGATTCAGGGCCGGCGGGCGCCGTGACCTCATCGCGGGCTTCGATGACGAGTACTTCGCGCGTCTGCGCGGCGCGTGGGCCGACCGCAGCATCGAACTCGCGCGGCGGCTCGTTCTGGGGCTGTTCCCTGAGAGCGAGACGACCGATGCCGTGGACGCCTGGCTCGAGCAGAATGTCGATGCACCCGGGGCGCTGCGCCGCCTGGTGATCGAGCAGCGCGACGAGCTCGCTCGCGAACTGCGCGTGCGTGCAGCCCAGTAG
- a CDS encoding DUF4349 domain-containing protein has translation MSENQMELPPLSEQSIARIERAVFAEIDDERPMPAATSSTAVRARRRRRRWVTGLGIAAAFVGGILIAPPLLNAVAPSGVGAVSYDSAVREVAPLSPEGADMAVDGAAGGDAEASSADASTGAGAAAEDQGREIISTADMTLQVQDVARSVDALGALAADNGGYVEATDVGLSPDAAMETVPGAPRQSGSGWISIRVPAADLTAVMSAVGDEGEVLRSSVSRQDVTSTVVDLQARVDSGTTSVKRLTELMGKSASVADLIAAESALTQRQAQLESDQQQLKGIGEQVAMATISIQLTEQTTTTTADPAGFTDGLLAGWNGLIVSLNAVVVAVGFLLPWLVIAGVVVLVIWLVRRRRTPAAGAPEASE, from the coding sequence ATGAGCGAGAACCAGATGGAGCTGCCGCCGCTGAGCGAGCAGAGCATCGCCCGCATCGAGCGCGCGGTCTTCGCGGAGATCGACGACGAACGGCCGATGCCTGCGGCGACCTCAAGCACCGCGGTCCGCGCGCGTCGCCGACGACGGCGCTGGGTGACTGGGCTGGGAATCGCCGCGGCTTTCGTCGGCGGCATCCTCATCGCGCCACCGCTGCTGAACGCGGTCGCGCCGTCAGGGGTGGGCGCGGTGTCCTACGACTCCGCCGTGCGCGAAGTAGCTCCGCTCAGCCCGGAAGGCGCCGACATGGCTGTCGACGGAGCCGCCGGCGGTGACGCCGAGGCATCGAGCGCCGACGCCTCCACAGGGGCCGGCGCGGCTGCTGAGGATCAGGGGCGAGAGATCATCTCCACAGCAGACATGACGCTGCAGGTGCAGGACGTGGCGCGGTCGGTGGATGCCCTCGGCGCTCTCGCCGCGGATAACGGCGGCTATGTGGAGGCGACTGACGTCGGCCTCTCGCCGGATGCCGCGATGGAGACGGTACCAGGAGCGCCACGGCAGTCCGGCAGCGGCTGGATCAGCATCCGCGTTCCTGCGGCGGACCTGACCGCGGTGATGTCGGCGGTGGGTGACGAGGGCGAAGTGCTGCGCTCGTCGGTGTCGCGGCAGGATGTCACCTCGACCGTCGTGGATCTGCAGGCGCGTGTCGATTCTGGGACCACTTCCGTGAAGCGACTGACCGAGTTGATGGGCAAGTCGGCTTCGGTGGCTGATCTGATCGCCGCGGAGTCCGCCCTGACGCAGCGGCAGGCGCAACTGGAGAGCGACCAGCAGCAGCTGAAGGGAATCGGCGAGCAGGTGGCCATGGCGACGATCTCGATTCAGCTGACCGAGCAGACGACGACGACGACCGCTGATCCGGCCGGCTTCACAGACGGACTGCTCGCCGGATGGAACGGTCTGATCGTGTCGCTGAACGCGGTGGTGGTCGCCGTCGGCTTCCTGCTCCCGTGGCTGGTGATCGCCGGCGTCGTCGTGCTGGTGATCTGGTTGGTCCGGCGACGCAGGACTCCCGCGGCAGGGGCGCCGGAGGCATCCGAGTAG